In one Dermacentor albipictus isolate Rhodes 1998 colony chromosome 4, USDA_Dalb.pri_finalv2, whole genome shotgun sequence genomic region, the following are encoded:
- the LOC135914665 gene encoding uncharacterized protein translates to MPNNEAPSSSGPRAVVALVVLLATLLLSGLVALVWILMNELTSSNGELPEAPPFCCPDATETILTLANLSNDPCTDILSYGCYKKSGVDRSAIAVRAFTSLVVHPTLQAKLRSPVSDIIWVNHKSCLFASVKNLFTAEHAVTAVIDLFHRWSGTSTNATRNVDLIKLVGLLHFRYEIFSVFYMYYKSSFEKDEATYVISFQPAPYIDLEASSAGHAMFEAARRHAGISATQADMLSLIRRFRRAHKNSHDGHSIVPMPELGEQFPMEGISTWQEILSAFPVIAIENPPDVAAVLSILTEKNILVQAAALLYFVIQSTLATFDDEIRQAASLADHAAFCEEQTMALFPLWDVLATQQMTSPDRDQVVLEMFNKISEAVIADAQVFFSAHLDANAVRSVVRSIHIVLPENLTAPYKRHLPSISENYFENKFEIGSFYNQIRSSNAMRGLSGLYRLRVDLSHTFLVRFGNQIAVAASVYALLSFGKETAGGNRSIADGAGVINAAVLGVMLADALWDKLFDYAEQETDSWEGLVAHLHCLRRQSGGVVNTELKYPILSMSAAVRAYATPSWHDRAPVFGYHSLSASQVFFILFFVHHVCVPSGSYGSGVKASAQMRGFDEFFKAFDCAGTPMRNVIEACEKARQ, encoded by the exons ATGCCCAACAACGAGGCGCCGAGCAGCTCTGGCCCTCGCGCTGTCGTGGCGCTTGTCGTTCTGCTCGCGACACTACTTCTTTCCGGATTGGTGGCACTCGTGTGGATCTTGATGAACGAGTTGACAAGCTCCAACGGCGAATTGCCCGAAGCGCCGCCATTCTGCTGCCCCGACGCCACGGAGACGATACTGACGCTGGCCAACCTGTCAAACGATCCGTGCACTGACATTCTCAGTTATGGCTGCTACAAAAAGAGCGGAGTAGACCGCAGCGCGATTGCGGTTCGAGCATTCACATCTCTCGTGGTTCACCCTACTCTCCAGGCCAAACTGCGCTCACCGGTCAGCGATATAATTTGGGTGAACCACAAGAGCTGCCTCTTCGCAAGCGTCAAAAATCTGTTCACTGCCGAGCACGCAGTGACAGCCGTCATCGACCTCTTTCACCGCTGGTCGGGAACCTCTACGAACGCCACGCGCAACGTGGACCTGATCAAGCTTGTCGGTCTGCTACACTTCAGGTACGAAATTTTCAGCGTGTTTTACATGTACTACAAATCATCATTCGAGAAGGATGAAGCCACCTACGTCATAAGCTTTCAGCCTGCGCCATATATCGACTTAGAAGCGTCAAGTGCCGGACATGCCATGTTCGAGGCTGCCAGGAGACACGCTGGCATAAGCGCTACACAGGCAGACATGCTTAGTCTAATTCGCCGATTCCGCAGGGCCCACAAGAATTCTCACGATGGGCACTCTATCGTCCCGATGCCGGAGTTAGGCGAACAGTTTCCAATGGAGGGCATATCTACGTGGCAAGAGATTTTGAGCGCATTCCCAGTGATTGCCATCGAAAACCCTCCCGACGTCGCGGCAGTCTTAAGCATATTGACGGAAAAAAACATCCTCGTTCAAGCAGCCGCGCTACTGTACTTCGTCATACAGTCGACGCTGGCCACGTTTGACGACGAAATTCGGCAGGCGGCTAGCCTAGCGGATCACGCGGCGTTTTGCGAAGAGCAGACCATGGCACTGTTTCCACTCTGGGATGTGTTGGCGACGCAGCAGATGACGAGCCCAGACCGTGACCAGGTTGTGCTGGAAATGTTTAACAAGATCTCTGAAGCCGTGATTGCGGACGCCCAAGTTTTCTTCTCTGCCCACCTGGACGCCAACGCAGTGCGGAGTGTGGTGCGAAGCATTCATATTGTTTTGCCTGAAAACCTGACTGCGCCCTACAAGCGCCATCTGCCCTCCATAAGCGAGAACTACTTCGAGAATAAGTTTGAAATTGGGAGCTTCTATAATCAG ATACGCAGCAGCAATGCTATGCGGGGCCTCTCTGGGTTGTACAGACTGCGCGTCGACTTGTCTCACACATTCCTCGTGAGATTCGGCAACCAGATCGCCGTCGCGGCAAGCGTGTACGCGCTTCTCAGTTTTGGCAAGGAGACCGCCGGAGGAAACCGCAGCATAGCCGACGGCGCAGGTGTCATCAACGCGGCCGTGCTGGGCGTCATGCTTGCCGACGCCTTGTGGGACAAGCTTTTCGACTACGCAGAGCAGGAAACCGATAGCTGGGAAGGGCTGGTAGCGCACCTGCATTGCCTTCGACGGCAAAGTGGAGGTGTTGTGAACACTGAACTGAAGTACCCAATTTTGTCGATGTCAGCCGCGGTCCGCGCCTATGCCACACCCAGCTGGCACGACCGGGCCCCGGTATTCGGCTACCACAGCTTGTCGGCCAGCCAGGTGTTCTTCATACTCTTCTTTGTGCACCACGTTTGTGTTCCGAGCGGTTCCTATGGGAGTGGAGTGAAAGCGTCGGCGCAGATGCGGGGCTTCGACGAGTTCTTCAAGGCTTTCGACTGTGCGGGGACGCCTATGCGGAACGTAATCGAAGCCTGCGAGAAAGCGCGGCAATGA